The proteins below come from a single Crossiella sp. CA-258035 genomic window:
- a CDS encoding TadA family conjugal transfer-associated ATPase produces the protein MEVDPGLIDRVRTRVARLGGALTPASLADAVRAETGGLVTDADLLDTLRLLDRELIGAGPLEPLLRLEGTTDVLVTGPGRVWVDRGHGLTRTEVVLPDEDAVRRLAQRLALAAGRRLDDAQPFVDGWLPGGVRLHAALFPIAAGGTCISLRALKPATHDLTTLRELGTVDEPTENLLRRMVKARLSFLITGGTGSGKSTLLNALLGCVDRGERIVTVEEAEELHPAHPHVVRLVARPPNIEGAGEITLHELVRQALRMRPDRLVLGEARGAEVADLLAAMNTGHEGCAGTLHANSPTEVPARLEALAALGGLSRPALHSQLSAALQVVLHLRRDDQGNRVLAAIGVLDRADDYIRIVPAWQQNQGWSAAKTRLTTLLRTREPATA, from the coding sequence ATGGAAGTCGATCCGGGCCTCATCGACCGGGTGCGCACCAGGGTCGCCCGCCTCGGCGGCGCCCTCACCCCGGCCTCCCTCGCCGACGCCGTCCGCGCCGAGACCGGCGGTCTGGTCACCGACGCCGATCTGCTCGACACCCTCCGCCTGCTCGATCGCGAACTCATCGGCGCCGGCCCGCTGGAACCGTTGCTGCGCCTGGAAGGCACCACCGACGTGCTGGTCACCGGCCCTGGCCGGGTGTGGGTCGACCGCGGCCACGGACTGACCCGCACCGAGGTCGTGCTCCCCGACGAGGACGCCGTCCGCCGCCTGGCCCAGCGACTGGCACTGGCCGCGGGCCGCCGCCTGGACGACGCCCAACCGTTCGTCGACGGCTGGCTCCCCGGCGGTGTCCGGCTGCACGCCGCCCTGTTCCCGATCGCCGCCGGCGGCACCTGCATCTCACTCCGCGCGCTGAAACCCGCCACGCACGACCTCACCACCCTGCGCGAGCTCGGCACCGTCGACGAACCCACCGAGAACCTGTTGCGCCGCATGGTCAAAGCCCGCCTGAGCTTCCTCATCACCGGCGGCACCGGCTCCGGCAAGAGCACCCTGCTCAACGCATTGCTCGGCTGCGTCGACCGAGGCGAACGAATAGTCACCGTCGAGGAAGCCGAAGAACTGCACCCCGCCCACCCACACGTGGTCCGCCTGGTTGCCCGCCCACCCAACATCGAGGGAGCGGGCGAGATCACCCTGCACGAGCTGGTCCGCCAAGCCCTGCGCATGCGCCCCGACCGCCTGGTCCTCGGCGAGGCCCGCGGCGCCGAAGTCGCCGATCTGCTCGCGGCCATGAACACCGGCCACGAGGGTTGCGCCGGCACCCTGCACGCCAACTCACCCACCGAGGTCCCCGCCCGCCTGGAAGCCCTCGCCGCGCTCGGCGGCCTGTCCCGCCCGGCCCTGCACAGCCAGCTGAGCGCCGCCCTGCAGGTAGTCCTGCACCTGCGCCGCGACGACCAGGGCAACCGAGTTCTCGCGGCCATCGGCGTCCTGGACCGCGCCGACGACTACATCCGCATAGTGCCCGCCTGGCAACAAAACCAAGGCTGGTCGGCCGCCAAAACCCGCCTCACCACTCTGCTCCGCACCCGAGAACCGGCAACCGCATGA
- a CDS encoding HAD-IB family hydrolase: MTEPRGNGISAAGKRVAAFFDLDKTVIAKSSTLAFSRPFFQEGLINRRAVLKSAYAQFVFMLAGADADQMDRMRAHITALCTGWDVEQVRSIVDETLHDIVDPLVYAEATQLIGEHKQEGHDVVVVSASGAEIVAPIAKMVGATHSVGTRMVVTEGRYSGDVDFYCYGENKAVSVRELAEVHGYDLSACHAYSDSITDLPLLEAVGHPTVVNPDRALRKLAAQRGWPVLTFSDPVSLRARIPTPSGTTVAAAAVGLGVVAAAGAAWYGIRRHRRGRAGNTESGD, encoded by the coding sequence GTGACCGAACCTCGTGGCAATGGCATCAGCGCTGCTGGCAAGCGGGTTGCCGCGTTCTTCGACCTGGACAAGACGGTTATCGCGAAGTCCAGCACGCTTGCCTTCAGCAGGCCCTTCTTCCAGGAGGGGTTGATCAATCGGCGGGCGGTGCTCAAGAGCGCGTACGCGCAGTTCGTGTTCATGCTGGCTGGGGCGGATGCGGACCAGATGGACCGGATGCGGGCGCACATCACCGCGTTGTGCACCGGGTGGGATGTGGAGCAGGTCCGGTCGATCGTGGACGAGACCTTGCACGACATCGTCGATCCGCTGGTCTACGCCGAGGCGACGCAGCTGATCGGGGAGCACAAGCAGGAGGGGCATGACGTGGTGGTCGTGTCCGCTTCTGGTGCGGAGATCGTGGCGCCGATCGCGAAGATGGTGGGGGCCACGCACTCGGTCGGTACCCGGATGGTGGTTACCGAGGGTCGCTACTCTGGAGATGTCGACTTCTACTGCTACGGCGAGAACAAGGCCGTCTCGGTGCGGGAGCTGGCCGAGGTGCACGGGTACGACCTGAGCGCCTGTCACGCCTACTCCGACTCGATCACCGATCTGCCGCTGCTGGAGGCCGTTGGGCATCCGACGGTGGTGAACCCGGACCGTGCGCTGCGGAAACTGGCCGCGCAGCGGGGCTGGCCGGTGTTGACCTTCTCCGATCCGGTGTCGTTGCGGGCCCGGATCCCGACGCCTTCGGGCACCACGGTGGCGGCCGCGGCGGTGGGGCTCGGGGTGGTCGCGGCGGCGGGTGCGGCCTGGTACGGGATACGGCGGCACCGGCGTGGGCGGGCCGGCAATACTGAGTCCGGCGACTGA
- a CDS encoding type II secretion system F family protein, translating to MPTHAAAALLLALALLTLPPRPNHRARLNLPPTPRQTRRIPLLPTLLALATATTAFLIGLHPALSLPLSATVALISHALHNRATQPPPQDPLSLATACDLLAACLRAGLPIPQALRLSAAELTGPPATALNDTAALLTLGATPDQAWTPATHLPALSRLARAARHTARSGAALADTATNLATQIRTETEHQAEARAQRATVLITAPLALCFLPAFLCLGIAPTVLGLAQTLFSP from the coding sequence ATGCCAACCCACGCCGCAGCAGCACTCCTCCTCGCCCTCGCCCTCCTGACCCTGCCACCCCGCCCCAACCACCGAGCCCGCCTCAACCTCCCACCCACACCCCGTCAAACCCGCCGAATCCCACTCCTACCAACACTTCTAGCCCTCGCAACCGCAACCACGGCGTTCCTCATCGGCCTCCACCCAGCCCTGAGCCTCCCCCTGTCCGCCACAGTCGCACTGATCAGCCACGCCCTCCACAACCGCGCCACCCAACCCCCACCCCAAGACCCCCTGTCCCTGGCCACCGCCTGCGACCTGCTGGCCGCCTGCCTCCGCGCCGGCCTCCCCATCCCACAAGCCCTGCGCCTCTCCGCCGCCGAACTGACCGGCCCACCCGCCACCGCCCTCAACGACACCGCCGCCCTCCTCACCCTGGGCGCCACCCCCGACCAGGCCTGGACCCCAGCCACCCACCTCCCAGCCCTGTCCCGCCTCGCCCGCGCCGCCCGCCACACCGCCCGCTCCGGCGCCGCCCTCGCCGACACGGCAACCAACCTCGCCACCCAAATCCGCACCGAAACCGAACACCAAGCCGAAGCCCGAGCCCAGCGCGCCACCGTCCTCATCACCGCCCCCCTGGCCCTCTGCTTCCTCCCCGCCTTCCTCTGCCTAGGCATAGCCCCCACCGTCCTAGGCCTAGCCCAAACCCTCTTCTCCCCGTAA
- a CDS encoding bifunctional DNA primase/polymerase yields the protein MDWSDSWRSAFRIELRAEAIGLAFRGWPVLPGTYPAGSQWAGRDGVQAEGPVPVHRDWQERIGTKADQVASWWTGRPYSLLLATGVVLDAIEVDAELGRRAATALRVAGGPVPIAATPTGKWLFLTTAGEPLRDALAERSDIALLGKGSWIPLPPSPFQHGVVHWRVKPQICNWNLPESRVVQDAITEALRDDMLAGVAELVSSERSH from the coding sequence ATGGACTGGTCGGATAGTTGGCGCAGCGCATTCCGGATCGAGTTGCGGGCGGAGGCCATCGGTCTCGCGTTCCGCGGCTGGCCGGTGCTGCCCGGCACCTATCCGGCGGGCTCGCAGTGGGCGGGCCGCGATGGTGTGCAGGCCGAGGGACCGGTGCCGGTGCACCGCGACTGGCAGGAGCGGATCGGCACCAAGGCCGACCAGGTCGCCTCGTGGTGGACCGGGCGTCCCTACTCGCTGCTGCTGGCCACGGGTGTCGTGCTGGACGCCATCGAGGTCGACGCGGAGCTGGGTCGCCGGGCGGCCACGGCGCTGCGGGTGGCCGGTGGGCCGGTGCCGATCGCGGCCACGCCGACCGGGAAGTGGCTGTTCCTGACCACCGCCGGGGAGCCGCTGCGGGACGCGCTGGCCGAGCGGTCCGACATCGCGCTGCTGGGCAAGGGCAGCTGGATCCCGCTGCCGCCCTCGCCGTTCCAGCACGGCGTGGTGCACTGGCGGGTCAAGCCGCAGATCTGCAACTGGAACCTGCCCGAGTCCCGCGTCGTGCAGGACGCCATCACCGAAGCCCTTCGTGACGACATGCTTGCCGGGGTCGCCGAGCTGGTCAGCTCGGAACGGTCCCACTGA
- the ssd gene encoding septum site-determining protein Ssd, which translates to MPETRPLVMVNEDTLLDEVLRVAAAAGRDVECVPDLTAARQRWARAPLVVLDDDGLTQCATAGMPRRNGIYVLCRTDPPPDIWARALAVGAEQVSCLTEAEPWLSAALARADEVEDEPDGRVIAVLGGRGGAGASVFAAALALTAADRGNPSMLLDCDPLGGGLELVLGGEKREGVRWSGITVNRGNLASTTLRKALPRFGRNQLTVLSCDDQTAELEPQAVDQVLEAGRRGGGTVVCDLPRHFDQASRTVLDTADLAVLVVPAEVRACTAAARVAERARQRGTPLAMVVRGPAPTGLSVRDVEAAVRLPALVTMRPFSGLEAALDTGGLPHRPRGPLARAARRVLDRAEDGRD; encoded by the coding sequence ATGCCAGAAACCCGCCCGTTGGTCATGGTCAACGAGGACACCCTGCTCGACGAGGTCCTCCGCGTGGCGGCCGCCGCCGGCCGCGACGTCGAATGCGTCCCCGACCTCACCGCCGCCCGCCAGCGCTGGGCCCGAGCCCCGCTGGTCGTGCTCGACGACGACGGCCTCACCCAGTGCGCCACCGCTGGCATGCCCCGCCGCAACGGCATCTACGTCCTCTGCCGCACCGACCCGCCGCCGGACATCTGGGCCCGCGCCCTGGCCGTCGGCGCCGAACAGGTCAGCTGCCTCACCGAAGCCGAACCCTGGCTCTCCGCCGCACTGGCCCGAGCCGACGAGGTCGAGGACGAACCGGACGGCCGCGTCATCGCCGTGCTCGGCGGCCGCGGCGGCGCAGGTGCCTCGGTGTTCGCCGCCGCCCTCGCCCTCACCGCCGCCGACCGCGGCAACCCGTCCATGCTGCTGGACTGCGACCCGCTCGGCGGCGGCCTCGAACTCGTGCTCGGCGGCGAGAAACGCGAGGGCGTCCGCTGGTCCGGCATCACGGTGAACCGCGGCAACCTCGCCAGCACCACCCTCCGCAAAGCCCTGCCCCGCTTCGGCCGTAACCAGCTCACCGTGCTCTCCTGCGACGACCAGACCGCCGAACTGGAACCACAGGCCGTCGACCAGGTGCTAGAGGCTGGCCGCCGCGGCGGCGGCACCGTCGTCTGCGACCTGCCCCGCCACTTCGACCAGGCCTCCCGCACCGTCCTGGACACCGCCGACCTGGCCGTGCTCGTCGTCCCCGCCGAGGTCCGCGCGTGCACCGCCGCGGCCCGCGTCGCCGAGCGCGCCAGGCAGCGCGGCACCCCGCTGGCCATGGTCGTCCGTGGCCCGGCGCCCACCGGCCTGTCCGTCCGCGATGTCGAAGCCGCCGTCCGGCTCCCCGCCCTGGTCACCATGCGGCCCTTCAGCGGCCTGGAAGCCGCCCTGGACACCGGCGGCCTGCCCCACCGGCCCCGCGGCCCACTGGCCCGCGCCGCCCGCCGGGTCCTCGACCGCGCCGAGGACGGCCGAGACTGA
- a CDS encoding extracellular solute-binding protein has translation MRSVRGIGALFAVLLVLCACAPGVPEATAPTDARPASPDQLRGVELDYLYFTDGADEIATRQTIEKFEIATGARVNLQLVAYADLERTLQARISGGNAPDVARTQDLNPYRADLLDLRPYLADPTFPEAFLPDATRAVRGPGGEFLGAPSDLTLNGPFVNLDLFAKAGVPVPERWSWTELVDAAEKVRKATGTPYAIAMDKSGHRLSTMLSQFGTTFFDLEGRPALAVERAAEALKLFAELHARGSMPTDFWLESGSRYKGANEIFLAQHAPVYLSGNWQVSQFAKTSQFRWAAAPNPCAARCGGFPGGKFMVSFKQAKHPAAAVAFIEWMNGAQRQRELAAKAQFLPTRKDLVTPGISYPERVDDMRVFLAEAKLVPAEAYTTNSSAAFVRTANALRDEVGKMLAGRSSPDDAARTVRLVSEQAYAEVSGR, from the coding sequence ATGCGGTCGGTGCGCGGGATCGGCGCCCTGTTCGCGGTGCTGCTCGTGCTGTGCGCCTGCGCGCCGGGCGTGCCTGAGGCGACCGCGCCCACCGACGCCCGGCCGGCGAGTCCGGACCAGTTGCGCGGGGTGGAGCTGGACTACCTGTACTTCACCGACGGGGCCGATGAGATCGCCACTCGGCAAACGATTGAGAAGTTCGAGATCGCCACCGGCGCGCGGGTGAACCTGCAGCTGGTCGCCTACGCCGACCTGGAACGCACGTTGCAGGCGCGGATCTCCGGTGGCAACGCCCCTGATGTGGCGCGCACCCAGGACCTCAACCCCTACCGCGCGGACCTGCTCGATCTGCGGCCCTACCTGGCCGATCCGACCTTCCCGGAGGCGTTCCTGCCCGATGCCACCCGTGCGGTGCGCGGTCCTGGCGGGGAGTTCCTGGGGGCGCCCAGCGATCTGACGTTGAACGGGCCGTTCGTGAACCTGGACCTGTTCGCCAAGGCCGGGGTGCCGGTGCCGGAGCGGTGGAGCTGGACCGAGCTGGTGGACGCGGCGGAGAAGGTGCGCAAGGCGACCGGCACGCCGTACGCCATCGCGATGGACAAGTCGGGGCACCGGCTCTCCACCATGCTCAGTCAGTTCGGCACCACCTTCTTCGATCTGGAAGGCCGTCCCGCGCTGGCGGTGGAGCGGGCGGCGGAGGCGTTGAAGCTGTTCGCCGAGCTGCACGCCAGGGGTTCGATGCCGACGGACTTCTGGCTGGAGTCCGGCAGCAGGTACAAGGGCGCCAACGAGATCTTCCTCGCCCAGCACGCCCCGGTGTACCTGTCCGGGAACTGGCAGGTCAGCCAGTTCGCCAAGACCAGCCAGTTCCGCTGGGCCGCCGCGCCGAACCCGTGTGCGGCGCGCTGCGGCGGCTTCCCCGGCGGCAAGTTCATGGTCTCGTTCAAGCAGGCCAAGCATCCGGCGGCGGCGGTGGCGTTCATCGAGTGGATGAACGGGGCGCAGCGGCAGCGGGAGCTGGCGGCCAAGGCCCAGTTCCTGCCCACCCGCAAGGACCTGGTGACGCCGGGGATCAGCTATCCGGAGCGGGTGGACGACATGCGGGTCTTCCTGGCCGAGGCGAAACTGGTGCCGGCGGAGGCGTACACGACGAACTCCTCGGCGGCGTTCGTGCGCACGGCGAACGCGTTGCGGGACGAGGTCGGCAAGATGCTGGCCGGGCGGAGCTCGCCGGATGACGCGGCGCGGACCGTGCGCCTGGTCAGCGAGCAAGCGTATGCGGAGGTCAGTGGGCGGTGA
- a CDS encoding glycoside hydrolase family 3 protein — MRGMSLEEKVGQLFVTYAYGPNADSPHPKNRTEFGVDTPAEVVRKYHLGGVIYFNWTDSFVNPKQVAALSNGLQRAAMSSGARLPLLISTDQEQGVVTRLGSPATLFPGSMALGATRDAELARQAAAITGRELRAVGINQNFAPDADVNVNPANPVIGVRSFSSDPSLVSQQVTAQVKGYQQGWLGQNVSATVKHFPGHGDTNQDSHYVLPEINHTPEQWAALDAPPFQAAIKAGVDSIMSAHIVTPKLDDSGEPATLSKKMLTDTLRGKLGYRGVIITDSLQMEAVRLKHPDAEIPVMALKAGVDVLLMPKNLDVAINAVLKAVRSGEISERRIDESLLRVLLLKLKRGALTHPLVDESKVDSIVGIPEHLATAQQVTDRTVTAVRNEANLLPLTAKPGKVLVTGWSTANALAPRLAARGVTPTVQVTGEKPAEATIAKAVAAAQGQDLVVVLTNRATTDAQQRELVKRLAATGKPIIGVAVRDPYDVAIEDARTWLTTYSTTAVSMESLTKVLFGEIAPSGKLPVSVPVVGNPAQTKYPFGFGLSW; from the coding sequence ATGCGCGGCATGTCCCTGGAGGAGAAGGTCGGGCAGCTCTTCGTCACCTATGCCTACGGACCGAACGCGGACTCCCCGCACCCGAAGAACCGGACCGAGTTCGGCGTGGACACGCCCGCGGAGGTGGTGCGCAAGTACCACCTGGGCGGGGTCATCTACTTCAACTGGACGGACAGCTTCGTCAACCCGAAGCAGGTCGCCGCGCTGTCCAACGGGTTGCAGCGGGCGGCGATGAGCAGCGGGGCGCGGTTGCCGCTGCTGATCTCCACTGACCAGGAGCAGGGCGTGGTCACCCGCCTGGGCTCCCCCGCGACGCTGTTCCCCGGCAGCATGGCGCTGGGCGCGACCAGGGACGCCGAGCTGGCCAGGCAGGCCGCCGCGATCACCGGGCGGGAGCTGCGCGCGGTCGGGATCAACCAGAACTTCGCGCCGGATGCCGATGTCAACGTCAACCCGGCCAACCCGGTGATCGGGGTGCGCAGCTTCTCCAGCGACCCGAGCCTGGTCTCGCAGCAGGTGACCGCGCAGGTCAAGGGCTACCAGCAGGGCTGGCTCGGGCAGAACGTCTCGGCCACGGTGAAGCACTTCCCCGGCCACGGCGACACCAACCAGGACAGCCACTACGTGCTGCCGGAGATCAACCACACCCCGGAGCAGTGGGCCGCGCTGGACGCGCCGCCGTTCCAGGCCGCGATCAAGGCGGGCGTGGACTCGATCATGAGCGCGCACATCGTGACGCCGAAGCTGGACGACTCGGGTGAGCCGGCCACGCTGTCGAAGAAGATGCTCACCGACACCCTGCGCGGCAAGCTCGGCTACCGCGGCGTGATCATCACCGACTCGCTGCAGATGGAGGCGGTGCGGCTCAAGCACCCCGACGCCGAGATCCCGGTGATGGCGCTCAAGGCCGGCGTGGACGTGCTGCTGATGCCGAAGAACCTGGACGTGGCGATCAACGCGGTGCTCAAGGCGGTGCGCAGCGGGGAGATCAGCGAGCGGCGGATCGACGAGAGCCTGCTGCGGGTGCTGCTGCTCAAGCTCAAGCGCGGCGCGCTGACCCACCCGCTGGTGGATGAGTCCAAGGTGGACTCGATCGTGGGCATCCCCGAGCACCTGGCCACCGCGCAGCAGGTCACCGACCGCACGGTGACCGCGGTGCGCAACGAGGCGAACCTGCTGCCGCTGACGGCCAAGCCGGGCAAGGTGCTGGTGACCGGCTGGAGTACGGCGAACGCGCTCGCGCCGCGGCTGGCCGCGCGCGGGGTGACGCCGACGGTGCAGGTCACCGGGGAGAAGCCGGCCGAGGCGACCATCGCCAAGGCGGTGGCCGCGGCGCAGGGCCAGGACCTGGTCGTGGTGCTGACCAACCGGGCGACCACCGACGCGCAGCAGCGGGAGCTGGTCAAACGCCTTGCCGCGACCGGGAAGCCGATCATCGGGGTGGCCGTGCGCGACCCGTACGACGTGGCCATCGAGGACGCCAGGACCTGGCTGACCACCTACTCCACCACCGCGGTGTCGATGGAGTCGCTGACCAAGGTGCTCTTCGGCGAGATCGCGCCCAGCGGCAAGCTGCCGGTGAGCGTGCCGGTGGTCGGCAACCCGGCGCAGACCAAGTACCCGTTCGGTTTCGGCCTCAGCTGGTGA
- a CDS encoding DUF4244 domain-containing protein: protein MLPETFLLPKPFPRFCQADDGTVSVEYALSMTVAAVLAGGLLFVCKQDWVVDLITDLVRGSLTVDK, encoded by the coding sequence GTGCTACCTGAGACATTCCTTCTGCCCAAGCCCTTTCCGCGCTTCTGCCAGGCCGACGACGGAACGGTCTCGGTTGAGTACGCGTTGTCCATGACTGTCGCCGCAGTGCTCGCCGGGGGTCTGCTCTTCGTCTGCAAGCAAGATTGGGTGGTCGATCTGATCACCGACTTGGTTCGAGGATCGTTGACGGTGGACAAGTGA
- a CDS encoding TadE family type IV pilus minor pilin, translated as MTRRRLNGDRGSVTIESAIAIGAIFLVVGLAIAGFQAVLTQLRCVDAAQEAARLIARGEPERAEQVVRTMVPNEVQLSTRFEGDAVRVEVVARPLGKLLPFPLRGTAFALLEQPAEQTGDEIPAGRLPASGSDQGGDASPAGTLAPAYPGIANTDTRALISSCRIALTCAGTRTLANPWLPDLPDAHPPASQRAHACLPARTHPRAQPTTNCSSTSPDTSPSAPPLPPPFPTTGWPQ; from the coding sequence GTGACCCGTCGGCGACTGAACGGTGATCGCGGATCGGTCACCATTGAGTCGGCTATCGCCATCGGGGCCATCTTTCTGGTGGTTGGGCTTGCGATTGCCGGTTTCCAGGCGGTCCTGACGCAGTTGCGGTGTGTGGACGCGGCGCAGGAGGCGGCACGGCTGATCGCGCGCGGTGAACCGGAGCGCGCCGAGCAAGTGGTGCGGACGATGGTGCCGAACGAGGTGCAGCTGTCCACGCGGTTCGAGGGCGATGCGGTCCGGGTGGAGGTTGTGGCGCGACCACTCGGCAAGCTGTTGCCGTTCCCGTTGCGAGGCACTGCCTTCGCGTTGCTGGAACAGCCCGCTGAGCAGACCGGTGACGAGATACCTGCGGGACGATTACCCGCTTCCGGTAGCGACCAGGGAGGCGACGCCTCACCCGCTGGGACGCTCGCCCCGGCGTATCCGGGCATCGCGAACACAGACACACGTGCACTCATATCGTCGTGCAGAATCGCTCTCACTTGTGCGGGCACCCGCACGCTCGCGAACCCATGGCTACCCGATCTCCCGGACGCGCATCCACCCGCGAGCCAGCGCGCGCACGCGTGCCTGCCCGCGCGCACCCACCCGCGCGCCCAACCAACGACGAACTGCTCCAGCACATCTCCGGACACCAGCCCATCCGCTCCGCCACTGCCACCGCCCTTCCCGACCACCGGCTGGCCGCAGTGA
- a CDS encoding carbohydrate ABC transporter permease, which translates to MSRPRWTGVGARPAPAVGRVFAYAGLVALALVVLAPVVWTVLSSFKTSTELALRPPRLLPESFRPDNYVDALGRFNFVIYLRNSVLVTVAATVLTLVVNTMAAYALAKYNFRGRTTLFLVILGTIMVPLQVIFIPVYQVVADLGLVNSLWGLIIPAVATPTGVFLLRQYMLTIPDELIEAARIDGAGELRIFLRVVLPLCRPALAVVAIFSVVWRWNDFLWPLVVAQDEHTYTLQVALARFAAEEVVPVNLIMAMSVVTMAPVLVVFLLMQRQIVQGIAQTGFK; encoded by the coding sequence GTGAGCAGGCCGCGCTGGACCGGGGTGGGCGCGCGGCCGGCGCCTGCGGTGGGGCGGGTGTTCGCCTACGCGGGGCTGGTCGCGCTGGCGCTGGTGGTGCTGGCGCCGGTGGTGTGGACGGTGTTGTCCTCGTTCAAGACCAGCACCGAGCTGGCGTTGCGGCCGCCGCGGCTGCTGCCGGAGAGCTTCCGGCCGGACAACTACGTGGACGCGCTGGGGCGCTTCAACTTCGTCATCTACCTGCGCAACAGCGTGCTGGTCACGGTGGCGGCGACGGTGCTGACGCTGGTGGTCAACACGATGGCGGCCTACGCGCTGGCCAAGTACAACTTCCGCGGCCGGACCACGCTGTTCCTGGTCATCCTGGGCACGATCATGGTGCCGTTGCAGGTCATCTTCATCCCGGTCTACCAGGTGGTGGCCGACCTGGGGCTGGTGAACTCGTTGTGGGGCCTGATCATCCCGGCGGTGGCCACGCCGACCGGGGTGTTCCTGCTGCGGCAGTACATGCTGACCATCCCGGACGAGCTGATCGAGGCGGCCCGCATCGACGGGGCCGGGGAGCTGCGGATCTTCCTCCGGGTGGTGCTGCCGCTGTGCCGCCCGGCGCTGGCGGTGGTGGCGATCTTCTCGGTGGTGTGGCGGTGGAACGACTTCCTGTGGCCGCTGGTGGTGGCCCAGGACGAGCACACCTACACCTTGCAGGTGGCGCTGGCGCGCTTCGCCGCGGAGGAGGTGGTCCCGGTCAACCTGATCATGGCGATGAGTGTGGTGACAATGGCACCCGTGTTGGTGGTTTTCCTGTTGATGCAGCGGCAAATCGTGCAGGGCATCGCACAGACCGGGTTCAAATGA
- a CDS encoding sugar ABC transporter permease — MTGRRVGWGQRLAPYLFLLPNLLIFGVFTIYPALNSVNISFYDSRNGRTFRPVGLENYRRLLSDDQFWAAVQNTVVFVLAYVLISVLAALGLAMLLNRRLRGRGFFRATFFLPMVLSPVVVGLVWGWLLEGRGWLVDPVLAMVAAVGVGVWIHLGFYTLILLAGLQAIDPHLHEAAALDGAGAWQRFRLLTVPLLRPTTLVVLVLATIAGFQSFDFLYSLTGGGPLGATTLIVQYIYRRGFEPPVSYGLASAGSVLLFLVILLVTLVQFGLARRREAV; from the coding sequence GTGACCGGGCGGCGGGTCGGGTGGGGGCAGCGGCTCGCGCCGTACCTGTTCCTGCTGCCGAACCTGCTGATCTTCGGGGTCTTCACCATCTACCCGGCGCTGAACAGCGTCAACATCAGCTTCTACGACAGCCGCAACGGCCGCACCTTCCGCCCGGTGGGCCTGGAGAACTACCGGCGGCTGCTCTCCGATGACCAGTTCTGGGCCGCGGTGCAGAACACGGTGGTGTTCGTGCTGGCCTACGTGCTGATCTCGGTGCTGGCCGCGCTGGGGCTGGCGATGCTGCTCAACCGGCGGCTGCGGGGCCGGGGGTTCTTCCGGGCGACCTTCTTCCTGCCGATGGTGCTCTCCCCGGTGGTGGTCGGCCTGGTGTGGGGCTGGCTGCTGGAGGGGCGCGGCTGGCTGGTCGACCCGGTGCTGGCGATGGTCGCCGCGGTCGGCGTCGGGGTGTGGATCCACCTGGGCTTCTACACGTTGATCCTGCTGGCCGGGTTGCAGGCGATCGATCCGCACCTGCACGAGGCGGCCGCGCTGGACGGGGCCGGGGCCTGGCAGCGGTTCCGGCTGCTCACGGTGCCGTTGTTGCGGCCGACCACGCTGGTGGTGCTGGTGCTGGCCACCATCGCCGGGTTCCAGTCCTTCGACTTCCTGTACAGCCTCACCGGCGGTGGTCCGCTGGGCGCGACCACGCTGATCGTGCAGTACATCTACCGGCGCGGGTTCGAGCCGCCGGTGAGCTACGGGCTGGCCTCGGCCGGGTCGGTGCTGCTGTTCCTGGTGATCTTGCTGGTCACGCTGGTGCAGTTCGGGCTGGCCCGGCGCAGGGAGGCGGTGTGA